The Proteus terrae subsp. cibarius genome contains the following window.
ATCATGCATTACTTTGTTTAAGGTTTCTGGATCATGTAAATCAACAAAGATACAGCGCGTATTTTCCCAACCTTGAGACATCATCCAGTCAACTCTACGGGCACCAGCGGTGACCTGATGACCTTGTTTTATCAGAGCTGGAATAAGATTTTGACCAATATGTCCACTTGCACCAAGTACTAATACACGCTGTTGATTCATTGTTAATCCATTGTAAAAAGAGAACGTTATCGTTCTATTGTTACTGATTTTTCTATGAAGTAAAGAACGCCATCAAGATTGGTGTGATTAAACTTAAAACGAATCCATGCACAATAGCCGCAGGAACGATGGATACACCACCACTTCTTTGTAAAACAGGCAAGGTAAAGTCCATAGATGTTGAACCACAAATCCCTAATGCTGTATTTCTATAACGATTAACAATAATAGGAATAAGCATGATTGCCGCTAACTCACGCATTAAGTCATTGAAAAATGCAGTACTACCAATAACGGGGCCAAATGCATCGGTAAGCACAATACCTGATAATGAATACCACCCATAACCGGATGCAATGGCTAATCCCATTTTCATCGGTAATCCTAGTAAGTAAGCCGCTAAAGCTCCCCCAGCAAGTGCGCTAACCCCCATAACGACGGCAACAGTTGTTCCACGACGGTTGATAAGAATTTGCTTTGGGCTCATTCCACTATTGCGTAATTGTAAACCGACCAACCAAAGTAAGAAGATAAGTGCGCCTTGGCTGGCATGAGAGGCATAATGAAAAATTGACCAGCCTGTTAAACCGACAAAGAAACCTACAACAACGACACCGCATAACTGCAGTGATTCAAGTACCATTTTTATGCGAGAAGGAGGTTTGGACTGTTTATGGGCAGGGACATGCCAAGGATCTTTTTTATCCAGTAGCCATAAAAATAGTAAATTGGCGCCAAAGGTACATAAAAAGAAAACACTGGCATAAGAAAGAATTGAGACTAAGTTTTCGCCAATATTATCTAGCATGGCTAAACTTACGCCCATTAGAAATAGGATAACGTAAACCATCGCGCTAAGTAGGCGGTTTGCCAAATGAAGTAATGGGCGATTGTTTAACTTAATCAAATACCCTACAAAAAGCGGAAGTAGGATAATCAATAACCCTGATAGCATTTCTATTCCTTACTGAGTGTGCTCAAATTATAAAATAAACTAATAACGTGATTAGTATTATAACATTTACTTATGATGTTGTGGATACAGAAATTAAGATAAGCCTAAAATATTTATTAAAGGTAACGAGCCTACCACGTTTAGGTGTAAGTGACTTTAATTGATTGAAAAGCGAACAAAATGGGTATATATCGAATAGTTGAGTAAATTTTATTACGGCTATCTTGAACTGTGATTTAATGAAAATATCCATTAAGTGAAATTATTAGCTGATTAAGCATAAAATGCAGATAGGAAGAATAAAATAAAACCATAGCTTAGTCGTAACTAACGAGGGAATTTATGTATTTAGAAAGAGTGGAAATAGTTGGATTCCGTGGACTTAATCGTCTTTCATTACCTCTTGATATGAATACAGTCTTAGTGGGTGAAAATGCGTGGGGTAAAAGTTCATTACTTGATGCGTTAACACTCAGTTTGGGTATTGAAACCTATCAATATGCATTTACCCCTGATGATTTCCATCGTTTGCCGAATGAGCCGGAAGAAAATGGCAAAAAAAGCCTACAAATTATTTTAACATTTACCGAATCTCGCCCTGGACGTCATCGATCTTACCGTTTCCATAAAATAGCGCCTGTGTGGGTCGAAAATGGTGATGATCTTAAACATATCTATTACCGGATCAGTGCTGAATTAGATGAGCAGAAGAATGTAAAAACATTCCGCTATTTTCTTGATAAAGAAGGAAAGCAAATTCGTTTGCCTAATGGACAAACTCAAGAGATTATTGCAGAGATTGTTAGACTTTATCCTGTACTTCGCTTACAAGATGCGCGTTTTGTTCGTGATCTTGCTTCCGATGTTATCGATTCTCATAATAATCCTCATCGAGAAGCGTTTAATAATAAAATGAGCGAGTTAACCAAAGCCTTAGTCAAAAATCCTGATGAATTATCAGATGAGGATTTACGTGAAGGGCTGGATGCAATGCAACAGTTATTAGGGCACTACTTTGCAGATCATGGCTCGTTATTGTTTAAATCACGAACTCGGCATCGAAAAGTCAATGAGCCTCATGTTCGTGGCTGGCATGCTTTAGAAAATATTAATAAAGTGTTGGCAAAACCTAATCAGAGAAGTATTCGATTAATAATCTTGGGGATGTTTTCTTCTATCTTGCAGTCTCGTGGTAGTGTCGCGCTCGATCCTTATGCAAGACCTATCGTGATTGTTGAAAACCCAGAAACACGTTTGCATCCTATTATGCTTTCGGTGGCTTGGGGATTACTCAATCTTTTTTCATTACAACGGATCACAACCACAAACTCAGGTGAGTTGCTGTCACTTGCTCCATTAGAGAGCGTTTGCCGTTTAGTACGTGATACCGATAAAGTCGCTGCTTACCGCGTAGGGGATCAGCAACTTCATTCTGATGAAGAGCGACGTATCTCTTTTCATATTCGTTATAACCGACCTTCTGCGTTATTTGCACGTTGTTGGTTATTGGTCGAAGGTGAAACAGAGATTTGGTTAATGAACGAATTGGCAAGACAATGTAATTATTTCTTTGAAGCGGAAGGAATAAAAGTCATTGAGTTTGCTCAATGTGGACTTAAGCCATTATTAAAGTACGCAACCTATATGGGTATAGAATGGCATACCTTAGTGGATGGTGATGAAGCAGGTAAGAAATATGCCGCTACCGTTAAGGATTTTGCGTTAAAAAGCAATGACGCAGAGCGTGATAGATTAACGAAGCTTCCTGCATTAGATATGGAACATTTTTTATACAAAGAAGGTTTTCGTAATGTATATCATGATGTTGCAGGTGTGCCAGATAATGAAAAATGGCCAACTCGACGCGTGATCATTAAAGCTATTCAACGTTCATCCAAGCCTGATCTAGCACTAACGGTGGCTAACAATGCAGCTCAACGTGGAGTAGATTCCATCCCATCCATACTGAAAAGTATGTTTTCTCGTGTGGCATGGCTTGCAAGAGGTAAGGCGAATTAATTCGCAACACTTGTATAAGCAAGATAAATTCACGAGATCTACACTTATTTTATTTAGCTATGAGAATAAAGTCTCATAGCTAATGCTTTGTATGATTTATCGCATCTTTATGTTTAGAAGGAAATTTTATGGCTTTTTTATCTTTAAAAAAGCGAGGGGGAATGTTTACCCTTATTTTAGTTGTTGCCGCAATCGCTACGTATTTTGTTTGGCCAAAAGAGAAGGCACCAATATATCAAACACAACAGATCACAAGAGGTGATCTGTCTAAAGAAGTCACTGCAACGGGTA
Protein-coding sequences here:
- a CDS encoding lysine exporter LysO family protein → MLSGLLIILLPLFVGYLIKLNNRPLLHLANRLLSAMVYVILFLMGVSLAMLDNIGENLVSILSYASVFFLCTFGANLLFLWLLDKKDPWHVPAHKQSKPPSRIKMVLESLQLCGVVVVGFFVGLTGWSIFHYASHASQGALIFLLWLVGLQLRNSGMSPKQILINRRGTTVAVVMGVSALAGGALAAYLLGLPMKMGLAIASGYGWYSLSGIVLTDAFGPVIGSTAFFNDLMRELAAIMLIPIIVNRYRNTALGICGSTSMDFTLPVLQRSGGVSIVPAAIVHGFVLSLITPILMAFFTS
- a CDS encoding ATP-dependent nuclease — encoded protein: MYLERVEIVGFRGLNRLSLPLDMNTVLVGENAWGKSSLLDALTLSLGIETYQYAFTPDDFHRLPNEPEENGKKSLQIILTFTESRPGRHRSYRFHKIAPVWVENGDDLKHIYYRISAELDEQKNVKTFRYFLDKEGKQIRLPNGQTQEIIAEIVRLYPVLRLQDARFVRDLASDVIDSHNNPHREAFNNKMSELTKALVKNPDELSDEDLREGLDAMQQLLGHYFADHGSLLFKSRTRHRKVNEPHVRGWHALENINKVLAKPNQRSIRLIILGMFSSILQSRGSVALDPYARPIVIVENPETRLHPIMLSVAWGLLNLFSLQRITTTNSGELLSLAPLESVCRLVRDTDKVAAYRVGDQQLHSDEERRISFHIRYNRPSALFARCWLLVEGETEIWLMNELARQCNYFFEAEGIKVIEFAQCGLKPLLKYATYMGIEWHTLVDGDEAGKKYAATVKDFALKSNDAERDRLTKLPALDMEHFLYKEGFRNVYHDVAGVPDNEKWPTRRVIIKAIQRSSKPDLALTVANNAAQRGVDSIPSILKSMFSRVAWLARGKAN